Proteins from a single region of Companilactobacillus farciminis KCTC 3681 = DSM 20184:
- a CDS encoding DHH family phosphoesterase: MNSFAQIIATIKKYDRIIILRHQNPDPDALGSQAGLATAIRQAFPEKNVLIGGNNTEGLKWLSTVQEVTDEDYKGALVIVTDTANRPRIDDQRFDDGAYLIKIDHHPNDDAYGDQLFVNTDASSSSEIIADLIDSSSELTLTKEVAYYLYAGIVGDTGRFLYPATTEHTMRVGGKFIALGVDTAAINNKMNEITLQQAKLQGVLFDILQIDETGAAYAVIDLEMMKKLGINQEQANSVVSTPGRLKEVCSWMEAVQKDDGTFRMHLRSQGPIINELAKNHNGGGHPLASGATAKDLDEVKQMFEELKDLVAKYNQKGE, translated from the coding sequence ATGAATAGTTTTGCGCAAATAATTGCAACAATCAAAAAATATGATAGAATTATCATTCTACGTCATCAAAATCCTGATCCTGATGCATTGGGATCTCAAGCTGGTTTAGCCACAGCCATTCGCCAAGCATTTCCAGAAAAAAATGTTTTAATTGGTGGTAACAATACTGAAGGCTTAAAATGGCTTTCAACAGTTCAAGAAGTAACTGATGAAGACTACAAGGGTGCTTTGGTAATCGTTACTGATACTGCCAATCGACCAAGAATTGACGATCAACGTTTTGATGATGGAGCTTACTTGATCAAAATCGACCACCATCCTAATGACGATGCTTATGGTGATCAACTTTTTGTTAATACTGATGCTAGTTCCAGTTCAGAAATCATCGCTGATTTAATCGACAGCAGTTCTGAATTAACTTTGACTAAAGAAGTCGCTTATTACCTATACGCTGGGATTGTCGGCGATACAGGAAGATTCTTGTATCCAGCAACAACGGAACATACAATGCGTGTCGGTGGTAAATTTATCGCTTTAGGCGTTGATACAGCAGCAATTAACAACAAGATGAACGAGATCACTTTACAACAAGCCAAACTTCAAGGAGTTTTATTCGATATTTTACAAATCGATGAAACTGGTGCAGCCTATGCTGTGATTGACCTCGAAATGATGAAGAAACTTGGCATCAATCAAGAACAAGCTAATTCAGTCGTTTCCACACCAGGTCGTTTGAAAGAAGTTTGTTCATGGATGGAAGCTGTTCAAAAAGATGATGGAACTTTCAGAATGCACTTGCGTTCTCAAGGACCAATCATTAATGAATTAGCTAAAAATCACAATGGTGGCGGACATCCACTCGCTAGTGGAGCAACTGCCAAAGATCTTGATGAAGTAAAACAAATGTTTGAAGAACTAAAAGACTTAGTAGCTAAATATAACCAGAAGGGTGAATAG
- the dinB gene encoding DNA polymerase IV, whose translation MIFLKIPIKIEENRKVIHVDMDAFFASVEEREHPEYKKKCLIVAQDPRKHHHHGVVTTANYNARKYGAHSAMPAQQAVDLIPKEKLVITPPNFELYRSVSNQIHDIFADVTDNYQSVALDEAYLDVTKNKLNETNTIKIANYIQQRIVKETNLTCSVGISYNKFLAKMASDYRKPFGRTIILGKYAKEFLKPIPIEKFNGIGKAMQEKLHEMDIYTGEDLQKLDQDKFLQRFGKMGYVIYKRVHGIDDAPVEGHRARKSIGRERTYNRNLVTEEQIYRELDFLAELVSQDLKKKRQHGKTVVLKLRNSDFETITKRMSFQDYVQTKSEIYRVAKDIYDKLKVTDKKIRLLGITVTNLDPLSYEEVSLNLSYKEDKYE comes from the coding sequence ATTATCTTCTTAAAAATACCCATTAAAATTGAAGAAAACAGAAAAGTCATCCATGTTGATATGGATGCTTTTTTCGCTTCTGTGGAAGAAAGAGAACATCCCGAGTATAAGAAGAAATGTTTGATCGTAGCTCAAGACCCACGAAAACACCATCATCACGGAGTAGTAACCACAGCCAATTACAATGCTAGAAAGTATGGGGCTCATTCAGCCATGCCAGCTCAACAAGCAGTTGATTTGATTCCCAAAGAAAAACTAGTCATCACGCCGCCTAATTTTGAACTGTATCGCAGTGTTTCCAATCAGATTCACGATATTTTTGCGGATGTGACTGATAACTATCAGTCAGTTGCTTTGGATGAAGCTTACTTAGATGTCACCAAAAACAAACTCAACGAAACTAATACGATTAAAATTGCCAATTACATTCAACAACGAATCGTCAAAGAAACTAATTTAACTTGTTCTGTCGGTATTTCCTACAACAAATTCTTAGCTAAAATGGCTTCAGATTATCGCAAACCTTTTGGTCGGACGATTATTCTCGGTAAGTATGCCAAAGAATTTCTCAAACCGATTCCAATCGAAAAATTCAACGGTATTGGCAAAGCCATGCAGGAAAAATTGCACGAGATGGATATTTATACTGGTGAAGATTTACAAAAACTCGATCAAGATAAATTTTTGCAGAGATTTGGCAAGATGGGTTACGTAATTTATAAACGTGTCCACGGAATCGACGATGCGCCAGTAGAAGGACATCGAGCACGCAAGTCGATTGGTCGCGAACGGACTTATAATCGTAACTTAGTTACTGAAGAACAAATTTATCGCGAATTAGATTTTTTAGCAGAATTAGTCAGTCAAGATTTAAAAAAGAAACGTCAACACGGCAAGACAGTCGTCCTAAAATTACGTAATTCTGACTTTGAAACGATTACTAAACGCATGAGTTTTCAAGACTATGTCCAAACAAAATCAGAAATTTATCGTGTTGCCAAAGATATTTATGATAAATTAAAGGTAACTGATAAAAAGATTCGCCTCTTGGGGATTACGGTCACCAATCTGGACCCATTATCATATGAGGAAGTCTCTTTGAATTTGTCTTATAAGGAGGACAAGTATGAATAG
- the zwf gene encoding glucose-6-phosphate dehydrogenase, whose product MVTEKSAIFIIFGGSGDLAHRKLYPSLFRLYKSGFLKDHFAVIGTARRPWSDDYFRETVITSLKDYFDDSESVMKEFAQHFFYQSHDVNDSEHYIALKNLAAKLDDQFSAGHNRVYYMAIAPRFFGTVAEHINSEGLKTDGYNRLVIEKPFGRDLDSACELNGNISKAFPEDDIYRIDHYLGKKMVQVIPDLRAHNPKFEKALNNKYVSNIQVTLAEKIGVEDRGGYYETAGVLRDMVQNHIMQIIGATAMDEPEATDAKIIHKHKCDLFASLKEMTPEQVDQDFVRGQYDTDNLGEENAYRQEDKVAEDSNIETFTAGKLEFDSDRWSGVPFYVRSGKRMPDKTSRIDIVFNEKVDELGIKPNTVVTLLIERKDGHSILINGIDYKESAQDFIKFPEEKEFDNAREAYESLIIDILSGDRVHFTLWDELRSTWKYIDTIEERWASQTPEFPNYISGTMGPDSAEMLLERDGNSWVWDD is encoded by the coding sequence ATGGTTACAGAAAAATCAGCAATTTTTATTATTTTTGGGGGATCTGGTGATTTAGCTCATCGGAAACTGTATCCTTCTTTGTTCCGTTTGTATAAATCAGGATTTTTAAAGGATCACTTTGCCGTTATCGGTACTGCTCGTCGTCCTTGGAGTGATGACTATTTCCGTGAAACTGTTATCACTTCTTTGAAGGACTACTTTGATGATAGTGAAAGTGTAATGAAAGAATTTGCACAACATTTCTTCTATCAATCACATGACGTCAATGATTCAGAACATTACATTGCTCTAAAGAATTTGGCTGCTAAATTAGATGATCAATTTTCTGCTGGCCACAACCGCGTTTACTACATGGCAATTGCTCCAAGATTCTTTGGAACTGTTGCTGAACATATCAATTCAGAAGGCTTGAAGACTGACGGTTACAATCGTTTGGTTATCGAAAAGCCATTTGGTCGTGATTTAGATTCAGCTTGCGAATTGAACGGCAATATTTCTAAAGCCTTCCCAGAAGACGATATTTACCGTATCGATCACTATTTAGGTAAGAAGATGGTTCAAGTTATTCCTGACCTTCGTGCTCACAATCCTAAGTTCGAAAAGGCTTTGAACAACAAGTATGTTTCAAATATTCAAGTGACTTTGGCCGAAAAAATCGGTGTTGAAGATCGTGGTGGATACTATGAAACTGCTGGGGTTCTTCGTGATATGGTTCAAAATCACATCATGCAAATTATCGGTGCTACAGCTATGGATGAGCCAGAAGCTACTGATGCCAAAATTATTCACAAACACAAGTGTGACTTGTTCGCTTCTTTGAAAGAAATGACTCCAGAACAAGTTGATCAAGATTTTGTTCGTGGACAATATGATACTGATAATCTCGGTGAAGAAAATGCCTATCGTCAAGAAGACAAAGTAGCAGAAGATTCTAACATTGAAACTTTCACTGCTGGTAAGCTTGAATTTGATTCAGACCGTTGGAGTGGCGTACCATTCTACGTTCGTTCTGGTAAGAGAATGCCTGATAAGACTTCAAGAATCGATATCGTTTTCAACGAAAAAGTTGATGAACTAGGTATCAAACCGAATACAGTCGTGACACTTTTGATCGAAAGAAAAGACGGTCACAGCATTTTGATCAACGGCATCGACTACAAAGAGTCAGCTCAAGATTTCATCAAGTTCCCTGAAGAGAAGGAATTTGACAATGCTCGTGAAGCTTACGAAAGTTTGATTATCGATATTCTTTCTGGAGACCGAGTTCACTTTACACTTTGGGATGAACTAAGAAGTACTTGGAAGTACATCGACACGATCGAAGAACGTTGGGCTAGTCAAACACCCGAATTTCCAAATTACATCAGTGGCACAATGGGACCAGATTCTGCAGAAATGTTACTCGAACGTGATGGTAATTCTTGGGTTTGGGATGATTAG
- the yajC gene encoding preprotein translocase subunit YajC: protein MLTLGAAGAGGSMGLMIFVVIMFVGMYFLSIRPQKKQQQKRQEMLKGMNKGDKVVTLGGIKGVIASIDRNNKEVVVDCDGIYLTFDLNFIRRAEPGNSVTAAKEDSAETKNEKSEAPAEEPKEAETEKVETAEEKPAEDTKVEEPKAEESKDAEDTKEETK, encoded by the coding sequence ATGCTTACATTAGGCGCTGCAGGTGCTGGTGGATCAATGGGACTCATGATTTTTGTCGTTATCATGTTCGTTGGTATGTACTTTTTATCAATTCGTCCTCAAAAGAAACAACAACAAAAACGTCAAGAAATGCTTAAAGGCATGAACAAGGGTGACAAAGTCGTTACTCTTGGTGGTATCAAAGGTGTTATCGCATCAATCGACCGTAACAACAAAGAAGTTGTCGTAGATTGTGACGGAATTTATTTAACATTTGATTTAAACTTCATTCGCCGTGCTGAACCAGGTAACAGCGTAACAGCTGCTAAAGAAGACAGTGCAGAAACAAAGAATGAAAAATCAGAAGCTCCAGCCGAAGAACCAAAAGAAGCTGAAACTGAAAAAGTAGAAACTGCTGAAGAAAAACCAGCCGAAGATACAAAGGTTGAAGAACCAAAAGCTGAAGAATCAAAAGATGCAGAAGATACAAAAGAAGAAACAAAATAA
- the tgt gene encoding tRNA guanosine(34) transglycosylase Tgt, with the protein MEPAVKYTLIKKEKHTGARLGMLETPHGTFETPIFMPVGTEASVKNMAPEDLEKIGATIVLANTYHLWLRPGEDIVKEAGGLHKFMNWDKGILTDSGGFQVFSLANTRDITEAGVHFRNHLNGRREFLSPEKAIKIENYLGPDIMMSLDECPPFFESYDYIKKSVARTSRWAERGLKAHRNPDWQALFGIVQGAGFEDLRKQSAEDLVSMDFPGYSIGGLSVGESKSEMNRVLDFTTPLLPENKPRYLMGVGTADSLIDGVIRGIDMFDCVLPTRIARNGTCMTTHGRLVVKNAKYARDFGPIDPDCDCYVCRNYSRAYIRHLINANELFGTHLTSYHNLYFLLNLMKGVRQAIKDDNLLEFREHVFEDYGFNKENAKNF; encoded by the coding sequence ATGGAACCAGCTGTTAAATACACATTAATTAAAAAAGAAAAGCATACTGGCGCACGTTTAGGTATGTTAGAAACACCACACGGAACTTTTGAAACACCAATCTTCATGCCAGTTGGAACGGAAGCTTCAGTTAAAAACATGGCACCCGAAGACCTAGAAAAAATTGGTGCTACGATCGTCTTGGCTAATACTTATCACTTGTGGTTGCGCCCTGGTGAAGACATCGTTAAAGAAGCCGGTGGTTTGCACAAATTCATGAATTGGGACAAAGGTATCTTGACTGATTCTGGTGGTTTTCAAGTCTTTTCATTAGCTAATACTCGTGATATTACTGAAGCCGGAGTTCACTTTAGAAACCACTTGAATGGCCGTCGTGAATTCTTGTCACCAGAAAAAGCTATCAAGATTGAAAATTACTTAGGACCAGATATCATGATGAGTTTGGATGAATGTCCACCATTCTTCGAAAGCTATGATTACATCAAGAAATCCGTTGCTAGAACTAGTCGTTGGGCTGAACGTGGTTTAAAAGCTCACCGAAATCCTGACTGGCAAGCATTATTTGGTATCGTTCAAGGTGCAGGCTTTGAAGATCTACGTAAGCAAAGTGCCGAAGACTTAGTAAGTATGGACTTCCCAGGTTATTCAATCGGGGGACTTTCAGTTGGTGAATCAAAGAGCGAAATGAATCGTGTGCTTGATTTCACAACACCATTACTACCAGAAAACAAACCTCGTTACTTGATGGGAGTAGGTACTGCTGACTCATTGATCGATGGTGTTATTAGAGGAATCGACATGTTTGACTGCGTCTTGCCAACGAGAATTGCCAGAAATGGTACTTGTATGACAACTCACGGCCGTCTAGTCGTTAAGAATGCCAAATATGCCAGAGACTTTGGTCCAATCGATCCAGACTGTGACTGTTACGTATGTCGCAACTATTCACGTGCTTACATCCGTCATTTGATCAACGCCAACGAATTGTTCGGTACACATTTGACTAGTTACCACAATTTGTACTTCTTGTTGAACTTGATGAAAGGCGTTCGTCAAGCTATCAAAGATGACAATTTACTAGAATTTAGAGAACACGTTTTTGAAGATTACGGTTTCAACAAAGAAAACGCCAAGAATTTTTAG
- the queA gene encoding tRNA preQ1(34) S-adenosylmethionine ribosyltransferase-isomerase QueA, with protein sequence MSLSTEDFDYDLPEELIAQTPIKDRDHSRLLVLDHETGEYQDKHFYDILDYLNPGDALVMNNSRVLPARLYGTKEDTDGHEEVLLLNNIEGDKWEVLMKPARRAKVGTKVQFGDGQLEAEVLENLEHGGKIIEFHYQGIFMEILEQLGEMPLPPYIKEKLDDPDRYQTVYAKENGSAAAPTAGLHWTKDLLKQVEAKGVKLVYVTLHVGLGTFRPVTESDVDKHVMHSEFYRLDEDSAKTLNEVKKNGGKIVATGTTSIRTLETIGTKFNGEIKADSGWTDIFIKPGYEWKVVDEFITNFHLPKSTLVMLVAAFTGRENILNAYRHAVEEKYRFFSFGDAMFIK encoded by the coding sequence ATGTCACTATCAACCGAAGATTTTGATTATGATTTACCAGAAGAACTAATTGCCCAAACACCTATCAAAGACCGTGATCACTCAAGACTACTAGTTTTGGACCACGAAACAGGAGAATATCAAGACAAGCATTTTTATGACATCTTGGATTATTTGAATCCTGGGGATGCTTTAGTTATGAACAATTCTCGAGTTTTACCAGCTCGTTTGTACGGGACTAAAGAAGACACTGACGGTCATGAAGAAGTATTGTTGTTGAACAACATCGAAGGCGACAAGTGGGAAGTTTTGATGAAGCCAGCTCGTCGTGCCAAAGTCGGTACCAAAGTTCAATTTGGCGATGGTCAACTAGAAGCTGAAGTTTTGGAGAATCTTGAACACGGTGGAAAAATCATCGAATTTCATTACCAAGGAATCTTCATGGAGATTTTGGAACAATTAGGTGAAATGCCACTTCCTCCATACATCAAAGAAAAACTCGATGATCCTGACCGTTATCAAACTGTTTATGCCAAAGAAAATGGTTCAGCTGCTGCTCCAACTGCTGGTTTGCACTGGACTAAGGATTTGCTCAAACAAGTTGAAGCAAAAGGCGTTAAATTAGTTTATGTAACTTTACACGTTGGTCTAGGAACATTTAGACCTGTAACTGAATCTGACGTTGATAAGCACGTAATGCATTCAGAATTTTATCGTTTGGATGAAGACTCAGCTAAGACTTTGAATGAAGTTAAGAAAAACGGTGGCAAGATCGTTGCGACTGGAACTACTTCAATCAGAACGCTTGAAACTATCGGTACTAAGTTCAATGGAGAAATCAAAGCCGACAGTGGTTGGACTGATATCTTTATCAAACCTGGTTACGAATGGAAAGTTGTCGATGAATTTATTACTAACTTCCACTTGCCAAAATCAACTTTGGTTATGTTAGTTGCCGCATTTACTGGTCGTGAAAATATCTTGAACGCTTATCGTCACGCTGTTGAGGAAAAATATCGTTTCTTCAGTTTTGGCGATGCAATGTTCATTAAGTAG
- the ruvB gene encoding Holliday junction branch migration DNA helicase RuvB gives MQNDDERLTDADSLDNIENIVEQTLRPQSFDQYLGQEKAKKELDVYIKAAKQRQQTLDHVLLYGPPGLGKTTLAMIIANEMGVNIHTTTGPSIEKSGDLVAVLDELEPGDVLFIDEIHRMPRAVEEVLYSAMEDFYIDIIVGQGSESRSLHHQLVPYTLIGATTAAGKLSAPLRDRFGIVERMEYYTIDELSKIVFRSARVLNINVDEEGAHEIARRSRGTPRIANRLLKRVRDFAQVANQDTIDYKMAKSALNQLQVDDAGLDHLDRRILEMIIELYNGGPVGLKVIAANIGEDQETIEEVYEPYLMQMGFLKRTAKGRVVTRKGYEHMGIPYPEKNE, from the coding sequence ATTCAAAACGATGATGAACGTTTAACGGATGCTGATTCATTAGATAATATTGAAAATATCGTTGAACAAACGCTCCGTCCCCAAAGTTTTGACCAATATTTAGGTCAGGAAAAAGCAAAAAAAGAATTAGATGTTTATATCAAAGCTGCTAAACAACGCCAACAAACTCTAGACCACGTTTTGTTATATGGGCCTCCAGGGTTAGGTAAAACAACTTTGGCTATGATCATCGCTAATGAAATGGGCGTAAATATTCATACGACAACTGGTCCTTCGATTGAAAAATCTGGAGACTTAGTAGCTGTTTTGGACGAATTAGAGCCAGGCGACGTCTTATTTATTGATGAAATTCATCGTATGCCTAGAGCAGTTGAAGAAGTTTTGTATTCAGCAATGGAAGATTTCTACATTGATATTATCGTTGGTCAAGGCAGTGAGTCACGTTCATTGCATCATCAACTAGTGCCTTACACTTTGATTGGTGCGACAACGGCTGCCGGGAAACTTTCTGCTCCATTAAGAGATCGGTTTGGAATTGTCGAAAGAATGGAGTACTATACCATAGATGAATTGTCTAAAATTGTTTTCCGTTCTGCACGAGTTTTAAACATCAATGTCGATGAAGAAGGGGCTCATGAGATTGCTAGAAGATCCCGTGGGACACCTAGAATTGCCAACCGCTTGTTAAAACGTGTTCGTGATTTTGCTCAAGTAGCTAATCAAGATACGATCGACTACAAGATGGCAAAATCTGCTTTGAACCAATTACAAGTTGACGATGCCGGATTAGATCACTTGGACCGGCGAATTTTAGAGATGATCATTGAACTATACAATGGTGGTCCCGTCGGTCTAAAAGTCATCGCTGCCAATATCGGTGAAGACCAAGAAACAATTGAAGAAGTTTATGAACCATATCTTATGCAAATGGGATTCTTGAAGAGAACTGCCAAGGGTCGTGTCGTGACGAGAAAAGGTTATGAACACATGGGAATACCTTATCCCGAAAAAAACGAGTAA
- the ruvA gene encoding Holliday junction branch migration protein RuvA — MFEYLNGLITAVTPSYIVVDVQGVGYKVQVANPYRYEENQEARVYVEQIVRDNEQSLYGFYDLNEKNIFLHLISVSGIGPKSALAILAGQDLQGLIHAIENDDVKFLTKFPKIGKKTAQQIILDLSGKFTAEGQMTLGETPAVLSNGNQELEDGLAALDSLGYSAKEISKVKSQLEKENLKSADEYLRAGLKLLS, encoded by the coding sequence ATGTTTGAATATTTGAATGGTTTAATAACAGCAGTGACTCCTTCATATATTGTGGTGGATGTCCAAGGTGTCGGTTACAAAGTACAAGTGGCTAATCCTTATCGTTACGAAGAGAACCAAGAAGCTAGAGTTTATGTTGAACAAATCGTTCGTGACAATGAGCAGTCGTTGTATGGTTTTTATGATTTGAATGAGAAAAATATTTTCTTACATTTAATCAGCGTTTCAGGAATCGGACCAAAGAGTGCTTTAGCAATTTTAGCTGGGCAAGACTTGCAAGGCTTGATCCATGCGATTGAAAATGACGACGTCAAATTCTTAACTAAGTTTCCTAAGATTGGTAAGAAGACCGCTCAACAAATCATCTTGGATCTATCTGGTAAATTTACCGCTGAAGGTCAGATGACTCTAGGTGAAACTCCAGCTGTCTTAAGTAACGGCAACCAAGAATTAGAGGATGGACTAGCAGCCTTAGATTCATTAGGTTATTCAGCTAAAGAGATCAGTAAAGTAAAGTCACAATTAGAAAAAGAAAATCTCAAATCTGCCGACGAGTACTTACGTGCCGGATTAAAATTATTGAGTTAG
- the mutL gene encoding DNA mismatch repair endonuclease MutL, whose amino-acid sequence MGIIHELPVELSNQIAAGEVIERPASVVKELVENSIDAKATQVLITVAQAGLKSIEVNDNGKGIASDDVEVAFLPHTTSKISTDRDLFNVKTLGFRGEALASIASVSKLTVVSSVDGKSAQRAKFSGNELIKKETFARSKGTTMTVEDLFFNTPARLKYVKSLHTELNKIVDIVDRLAMGHPEISFRLIHEGKDLVWTSGNNNLQQTIAGIYGRTIASHMLDFENSDPDYQIKGYFSKPDTTRSNRSYISIILNGRYIRNFQLTNAIIRGYGSKLMVARFPIAVVDITMDPALVDINVHPTKQEVRLTNEGHIGDLISNGIRERLSDQNLIPDAVKNLGKKEITPKVDTYKPEQISLNDVSTIDKINEPLMTATAEPAPEYQRPMSPEAPVETPMDGMPIFKDPKHLRSWDQRLKQETEQKLRVVDSQQATQQEPVSQEETIGFPDLRYIGQIHGTYLVAESEDGFYLIDQHAAQERVNYEYYRKEIGKVSNDQQKLLVPIVLDYPNAESILIKEKKPVLESIGLYLDDFGQNSFVVNTHPTWFVPGQEESTIKEMIDYVLNDSKISVASFREKNAIMMSCKRAIKANHHITDNEARKLLENLTKAENPYNCPHGRPVLVQFSNKDLEKMFKRIQDPHDTRESE is encoded by the coding sequence ATGGGTATTATTCATGAACTACCAGTTGAATTAAGCAACCAGATCGCAGCTGGGGAAGTTATTGAACGCCCAGCATCAGTCGTCAAAGAGCTGGTGGAAAATTCCATCGATGCCAAAGCTACTCAAGTTTTAATTACCGTCGCCCAAGCAGGATTGAAGTCGATCGAAGTCAATGACAATGGTAAAGGAATTGCTAGTGATGATGTCGAAGTTGCCTTTTTGCCACATACGACTAGTAAGATTTCAACTGACCGTGACTTGTTCAATGTCAAAACCTTGGGATTTCGTGGTGAAGCTTTAGCTAGTATCGCTTCTGTTTCCAAATTGACGGTTGTTTCAAGTGTTGACGGTAAGTCAGCTCAACGGGCTAAGTTCTCAGGTAATGAGTTGATCAAGAAGGAAACTTTTGCCCGTTCAAAAGGAACAACTATGACAGTTGAAGATTTGTTCTTCAATACGCCGGCTCGTTTGAAATACGTTAAGTCGCTGCACACTGAATTGAACAAAATCGTCGATATCGTTGACCGTTTAGCCATGGGGCATCCCGAGATTTCATTTCGCTTGATTCACGAAGGTAAGGACTTAGTTTGGACTTCTGGCAACAACAATTTACAGCAGACGATTGCCGGAATTTATGGTCGCACGATTGCTAGTCACATGCTCGATTTTGAAAATTCTGACCCCGATTATCAAATCAAAGGTTACTTTTCAAAGCCAGATACGACTCGTTCCAATCGTTCGTACATTTCAATAATTTTGAACGGTCGCTACATTCGCAATTTCCAACTAACTAACGCTATCATCAGAGGTTATGGTTCGAAGTTGATGGTGGCAAGATTTCCAATTGCGGTAGTCGATATCACCATGGATCCGGCTCTAGTCGACATCAACGTTCATCCGACGAAACAAGAAGTTAGACTTACTAACGAAGGTCACATCGGTGACTTGATCAGCAATGGGATTCGTGAACGTTTGTCAGATCAAAACTTGATTCCAGATGCAGTCAAAAATCTTGGTAAAAAAGAGATTACTCCAAAAGTTGATACGTATAAACCTGAACAAATCAGTTTGAATGATGTATCGACTATCGACAAGATCAACGAACCACTAATGACTGCTACAGCTGAACCGGCACCAGAATATCAGCGTCCAATGTCACCAGAAGCGCCAGTAGAAACGCCGATGGATGGGATGCCAATTTTTAAAGACCCCAAACATCTTAGGTCTTGGGACCAACGACTCAAACAAGAAACTGAACAAAAACTCAGAGTGGTCGACTCGCAACAAGCAACTCAACAAGAACCAGTATCACAAGAAGAAACGATTGGCTTTCCAGATTTACGTTACATCGGCCAAATCCACGGAACTTATTTAGTTGCTGAGAGTGAAGATGGCTTTTACTTGATTGATCAACACGCCGCCCAAGAGCGAGTTAATTACGAATACTATCGTAAAGAGATTGGCAAAGTTTCCAACGACCAACAAAAACTATTAGTCCCAATCGTCTTGGATTATCCCAACGCTGAAAGTATTTTGATCAAAGAAAAGAAACCCGTTTTGGAGAGTATTGGTTTGTATTTGGACGACTTTGGTCAAAATAGTTTTGTTGTCAACACTCATCCGACTTGGTTTGTGCCCGGGCAAGAAGAGTCGACCATCAAAGAAATGATTGACTATGTCCTAAATGATTCTAAAATTAGTGTGGCTAGTTTTCGTGAGAAGAACGCTATCATGATGAGTTGTAAGCGAGCTATCAAAGCTAATCACCACATAACTGACAATGAAGCACGAAAGTTATTGGAGAATTTGACTAAGGCCGAGAATCCTTATAATTGTCCCCATGGTCGTCCGGTATTAGTGCAATTTAGCAACAAGGATCTCGAGAAAATGTTCAAGAGAATCCAAGATCCACACGATACTAGAGAGAGTGAATAA